The proteins below are encoded in one region of Lactuca sativa cultivar Salinas chromosome 3, Lsat_Salinas_v11, whole genome shotgun sequence:
- the LOC128132915 gene encoding uncharacterized protein LOC128132915, with the protein MNPELGMRFSSPAELNSSPSNYAVEHGYDLYYEKNDKDRLPIKCCKGKRPQCRFRLWASWMKDEQTFQIKSLREDHSCSRAFKLGSIVTYRWIGKQFVTDILESPKMSLRKMKAMVSKLFNINVSVGQCRNAKRYALCEIEGDLKDHYSKLWDYGAEIKRANPRSHIEVYVQPRNNSTVMFERFYVSFKGVVDGWLDVCRKVIRIDGCFLKVICKGKLLSVVGRKRNNNIYPIAWAVVNVENKNTWKWFLDNLMEDIDEGGNGNGITLMSDGHKGIMEAVKERCPEVEHRLCARHILANFHKRIKGECYIKPYWRAVKATTIPKFELPMEEIKSFDVGAYDYLIQRDPKCCSRAFFKVGMGCGEMENGVSESFNAAIEEARKKPLITTLKDIRVCMMERLYMQKGKGFGWDLAICPTIRRKLGKLKKLIRFWASYVSGYKQFEVMQCNERYGVDMEKRECGCQGCQLTGIPCVHAICAISSLNLDPEEFVAEWFTKSAFLRAYDYSIHPLNDSTLWPYMPDFHQILPPTRRLPGRPCLKRKRDQAENKLSGNTRHTMSRVGIQHRCTICNETGDNNATCPMRGPSEAGPSTARKKSNVRNCPSQAGPSTPAPSAPTHVNQDPLTQDHVPVNEDPMNQENVNEVPVNQDHVHEFPVNEVPINQDPVIPIPVNQVPVNLGVRVPRRFGVRARKPSERIHKIQIRKQVFRKDGKGMTKDNTVTLHLD; encoded by the exons ATGAACCCTGAACTAGGTATGAGATTCTCTTCTCCTGCTGAACTTAATTCATCTCCCAGTAACTATGCAGTTGAACATGGATATGACTTGTATTATGAGAAGAATGACAAGGATAGGTTGCCTATAAAGTGTTGTAAAGGAAAAAGACCACAATGCCGTTTTAGACTATGGGCATCCTGGATGAAAGATGAACAAACATTTCAAATAAAGTCCCTtagagaagaccatagttgttcaAGGGCATTCAAACTTGGGTCAATTGTTACCTACAGGTGGATAGGGAAACAATTTGTCACTGATATTTTGGAGTCCCCTAAAATGAGTCTGAGGAAGATGAAAGCTATGGTATCCAAGTTATTCAACATAAATGTTAGTGTTGGACAATGTAGGAATGCAAAAAGATATGCATTGTGTGAAATTGAGGGTGATTTGAAGGATCATTATTCCAAGCTGTGGGATTATGGAGCTGAAATTAAAAGGGCCAACCCACGATCTCATATAGAAGTGTATGTGCAGCCCCGAAATAATTCTACTGTGATGTTTGAAaggttttatgtgagttttaaagGAGTTGTTGATGGATGGTTAGATGTGTGTAGGAAGGTAATTAGGATAGATGGATGTTTTCTGAAGGTCATCTGTAAAGGAAAGCTCCTCTCAGTAGTAGGCAGGAAGAGAAACAATAACATTTACCCAATAGCCTGGGCAGTAGTAAATGTTGAGAACAAGAATACTTGGAAGTGGTTCTTGGACAATCTAATGGAAGACATAGATGAAGGGGGTAATGGTAATGGAATCACATTGATGTCAGATGGACACAAG GGTATAATGGAGGCTGTGAAAGAAAGATGTCCAGAAGTTGAGCATAGGTTGTGTGCTAGGCACATCCTTGCTAACTTCCATAAAAGGATTAAGGGTGAGTGCTACATTAAACCTTATTGGAGGGCTGTAAAGGCAACTACAATTCCAAAATTTGAACTTCCAATGGAAGAAATCAAGAGTTTTGATGTAGGGGCATATGATTATCTCATTCAAAGGGACCCCAAGTGTTGCTCAAGGGCTTTTTTTAAGGTTGGAATGGGATGTGGTGAAATGGAAAATGGTGTGTCTGAGAGCTTCAATGCTGCTATTGAAGAAGCTAGAAAGAAGCCATTGATCACTACGTTGAAGGACATAAGGGTATGTATGATGGAGAGATTGTACATGCAGAAAGGGAAAGGATTCGGCTGGGATTTGGCAATTTGTCCAACTATCAGAAGGAAACTTGGTAAACTAAAGAAGTTGATTAG ATTTTGGGCATCATATGTTAGTGGATACAAGCAGTTTGAAGTTATGCAATGTAATGAAAGGTATGGTGTTGACATGGAGAAGAGAGAATGTGGATGTCAAGGTTGCCAATTGACAGGAATTCCTTGTGTACATGCCATATGTGCCATATCTTCCTTGAATCTTGATCCAGAGGAATTTGTTGCAGAGTGGTTTACTAAATCTGCATTTCTTAGGGCCTATGATTACAGCATACATCCCCTGAATGATAGTACCTTGTGGCCCTACATGCCTGATTTTCACCAGATACTACCTCCTACTAGGAGGTTACCTGGTAGGCCATGTTTGAAAAGAAAAAGAGACCAAGCAGAAAATAAACTCAGTGGGAACACAAGACATACTATGAGCAGGGTAGGTATTCAACACAGATGTACAATTTGTAATGAAACTGGAGACAACAATGCTACATGTCCAATGAGGGGTCCTTCTGAAGCAGGTCCAAGTACAGCAAGAAAGAAGAGTAATGTAAGAAACTGTCCTTCACAAGCAGGTCCAAGCACTCCAGCTCCAAGTGCTCCAACACATGTCAATCAAGATCCTTTGACTCAAGACCATGTCCCTGTGAATGAAGATCCTATGAATCAAGAGAATGTGAATGAAGTTCCTGTCAACCAAGATCATGTGCATGAATTTCCTGTGAATGAAGTACCTATTAACCAAGATCCTGTGATTCCAATACCTGTTAACCAAGTGCCTGTGAATCTTGGTGTTAGAGTGCCTAGGAGATTTGGTGTTAGAGCAAGGAAGCCTTCAGAGAGAATCCACAAGATACAAATCAGGAAGCAGGTTTTCCGAAAGGATGGCAAAGGAATGACTAAGGACAACACGGTTACTTTACATTTAGACTGA